Proteins co-encoded in one Astyanax mexicanus isolate ESR-SI-001 chromosome 1, AstMex3_surface, whole genome shotgun sequence genomic window:
- the LOC103035149 gene encoding tripartite motif-containing protein 16-like isoform X28, whose translation MVAEVVEKLKKTEVRAASRAHCYAGAGDVECDFCTGRKLKAIKSCLVCVASLCETHLKPHLEIPALMKHKLVKASTRLQEKICSQHDKLIEIYCRTDQQLICYLCAMHEHKGHDTVAATAEEKQKIQERIQDKEETVQELKQAVKTLKSSAQSAVEDSERIFTELIRSIEKKRSEGTELIRDQEKTEQSAAEELIEQLEQEITELEQLSHTEDQVHFIQNFQSLHVSSGSDQSPNISVCQHLSFDEVIRSVSDLKQQLEELCEEKFSTMSPHAAAVQILPSEPKTRKDFLKYYRRLTLDPNTARAHLSLFEKNRMVRRNHDVQQYPDHPERFDYWCQVLSKESMSGRCYWEVEWSSCQYVYIAVSYKGIRRKGGCHEGWLGHSNQSWSLVCSSSLSFWHNNIETRLSAPPSARIGVYVDHSAGTLSFYSVSDTMTLLHTVHTTFTQPLYAGFDFPDYNSTVKLCDLK comes from the exons ATGGTGGCtgaagtggtggagaaactgaagaagacagaAGTCCGAGCTGCTTCTCGTGCTCACTGTTacgctggagctggagatgtggagtgtgatttctgtaCTGGGAGAAAACTCAAAGCCATCAAGTCCTGTTTGGTGTGTGTAGCGTCTCTCTGTGAAACTCATCTTAAACCTCACCTGGAAATTCCAGCCTTGATGAAGCACAAGCTGGTGAAAGCGTCCACACGACTACAGgagaagatctgctctcagcatgaTAAACTGATCGAGATCTACTGTCGCACTGATCAACAGTTAATCTGTTATTTATGTGCGATGCATGAACACAAAGGACATGATACAGTTGCAGCTACAGCAGAAGAGAAACAG aaaatccaGGAGAGAATCCAGGATAAAGAGGAAACTGTGCAGGAACTGAAACAGGCGGTAAAAACTCTTAAG AGCTCTGCACagtcagcagtggaggacagtgagaggatctttactgagctgatccgctccattgagaaaaagcgctctgagggaacagagctgatcagagatcaggagaagactgaacagagtgcagctgaagaactcattgaacagctggagcaggagatcactgagctggagcagctttcacacacagaggaTCAAGTACACTTCATCCAG AATTTCCAGTCTCTCCACGTCTCTTCTGGATCTGATCAGTCACCCAACATCAGTGTCTGTCAGCATCTCTCATTTGATGAAGTGATCAGATCTGTATCTGATCTGAAACAGCAACTAGAGGAATTGTGTGAAGAGAAGTTCAGCACAATGTCTCCACATG CTGCAGCAGTTCAGATTTTACCCTCAGAACCAAAAACCAGAAAAGACTTTCTGAAAT attaccGGCGGCTGACTCTGGATCCTAACACAGCACGTGCGCACCTCAGTCTTTTTGAGAAGAACAGAATGGTGAGACGCAATcatgatgttcagcagtatccTGATCATCCGGAGAGATTTGATTACTGGTGTCAGGTGTTGAGTAAGGAGAGTATgagtggacgctgttactgggaggttgagtggagcaGTTGTCAATATGTGTACATAGCAGTGTCATATAAAGGGATCAGAAGGAAAGGAGGATGTCATGAAGGTTGGTTAGGACACAGTAATCAGTCTTGGAGTCTGGTgtgttcttcctctctctctttctggcacAACAACATTGAGACTAGGCTCTCAGCTCCTCCATCCGccagaataggagtgtatgtggatcacagtgcaggaactctgtctttctacagcgtctctgatacaatgaccctcctacacacagtccacaccacattcactcagcccctctacgcTGGATTTGACTTTCCTGATTATAATTCCACTGTAAAGTTATGTGATTTAAAATGA